The following coding sequences lie in one Apium graveolens cultivar Ventura chromosome 3, ASM990537v1, whole genome shotgun sequence genomic window:
- the LOC141712710 gene encoding uncharacterized protein At4g38062, with product MMDKIYEELDVAKAEIEILRADSREKAQLSETLRRANDKQLVQIQEISKELETRRQESNEKDHELSEMKQILEEIKCSLKEKQETVTHLGYANDKLRTSHAEEISKYEEEKRELVFKLEEESSKNVDNEQKIQRLEEALEGLKGVLSVSHKKRAGADAEELRKTSTEVRYKDDVLLKSEDENRELKDQLKRKREQFEHLKEAHERLQDQLRTNFKEWEKEKSTLLDEIDAQQDKLDSQTRILKDLQSRLQMCNQALAHEESRCKSLEVQLLESKTWFDNISTECEEAKSKLECLSSKRDKDVATLRDLLGTKETLYKELEYKIRRLEQDDQDLKLSLKEFQEDQIKQAGSSSSMSKLRSKLKCLEQTHTERSAKFKIKEAEWISEKEKLMKDLTCCRSEQEGKGELIKELNLELEGCHSLIMQLMIQIEESSIMLLVLQLEIKEARLKLSDQRDDVDKEECLSFLKQQLEIKDSAIVAALNEVEEERGKVESLSRKIESFNLIEEQQLTLTNDQDGKGELIKELNLELEGCHSIIIQLMMQIEESSIMLLVLQSEIKEARLKLSDQRDDVEKEECLSLLKQQLEIKDSAIVAALNEVEEERGKVESLSRKIESFNLIEEQQLTLENDLDHHKKMVVDSFTCQQHLKDQVLQLKGDLNRVHDALDKANEELAQKFCEVKEAEYEIQAWESIAEQLKNKMEENYHLRKQVEASLLEQVSFEVTLEQEKEDMAHMLEEKDSRVNHLLQKVQSMEEELKLKESVVQMIEEKDRKIDDLQSKIMSLDQKLLKSEECNISEREVEWWDKEWLSKELETTIFAQFDAQKIYEHEKKKLYQLVDEKSQKIVDFHEHVNSLEQEFENSTSSFSALLLKLQAETTLFQEVQEKFTTTVVLKELEIQYKNMMIAELENNSSHLQQELELQEKLFSTSIQRRDNQIGAEVELFYRFSKLYNEDMQLMRNLEGIVQNIDDYRKGRDNEDYFDPVKENLIISPSPMKMKNG from the coding sequence ATGATGGATAAAATTTATGAAGAGCTAGATGTTGCTAAAGCTGAGATTGAGATATTAAGGGCAGATAGTAGAGAAAAAGCTCAACTCTCAGAGACGTTAAGGAGAGCGAATGATAAGCAGCTTGTTCAGATTCAAGAAATTAGTAAAGAACTTGAGACACGACGACAAGAATCAAATGAAAAGGACCATGAATTGTCTGAAATGAAGCAAATACTTGAGGAAATCAAATGTAGTTTGAAAGAGAAACAGGAGACTGTTACGCACCTTGGTTATGCCAATGATAAGCTTCGTACTAGTCATGCTGAGGAGATATCCAAATATGAAGAGGAAAAGAGGGAGCTGGTTTTTAAGTTAGAGGAGGAAAGTTCAAAGAACGTGGATAATGAGCAAAAGATTCAGAGACTCGAGGAAGCACTTGAAGGTCTCAAAGGAGTCTTATCTGTTTCACATAAGAAGCGTGCAGGTGCAGATGCAGAAGAGCTGCGTAAAACATCTACAGAGGTTAGATACAAAGATGATGTTTTACTCAAATCAGAGGATGAAAATAGAGAGCTCAAAGACCAGCTAAAGAGGAAGAGAGAACAGTTTGAACATCTCAAAGAGGCCCATGAAAGGCTTCAAGATCAGCTACGAACTAATTTCAAAGAATGGGAAAAGGAGAAATCTACATTGCTAGATGAGATAGATGCTCAACAGGATAAACTAGATTCTCAAACTAGAATTTTAAAAGATCTTCAGAGCCgtttgcagatgtgcaatcaaGCTCTAGCTCATGAAGAGAGCCGGTGTAAGAGCCTGGAAGTTCAACTTTTAGAATCCAAAACATGGTTTGACAATATTTCTACAGAATGTGAAGAGGCCAAGTCGAAACTTGAATGTCTATCCAGCAAGAGGGATAAAGATGTTGCTACTCTGAGAGACTTGCTGGGAACAAAAGAGACATTGTATAAAGAGTTGGAATACAAAATCAGAAGGTTAGAGCAAGATGATCAAGATTTAAAACTATCCCTTAAAGAATTCCAGGAAGATCAAATCAAACAAGCAGGAAGTTCCTCTTCGATGTCAAAGCTTCGGAGCAAGCTCAAATGCTTGGAGCAGACTCATACAGAACGTTCAGCTAAATTTAAAATCAAAGAAGCTGAATGGATTTCTgagaaggaaaagttgatgaaggatCTGACCTGTTGCAGGTCTGAGCAAGAGGGTAAAGGAGAGCTTATAAAGGAACTCAATCTGGAGTTAGAAGGTTGCCATTCCCTGATAATGCAGTTAATGATACAGATTGAGGAATCATCAATAATGCTGCTAGTGCTGCAGTTAGAAATTAAGGAGGCTCGGTTGAAGCTCAGTGATCAGAGGGATGATGTAGATAAAGAAGAGTGTCTTTCTTTTCTAAAGCAGCAATTAGAGATTAAAGATAGCGCCATTGTTGCAGCACTAAATGAGGTAGAAGAGGAACGCGGAAAGGTAGAATCTTTATCGAGAAAAATTGAGTCGTTTAATCTAATCGAAGAACAGCAGCTTACACTGACAAACGATCAAGATGGTAAAGGAGAGCTTATAAAGGAACTCAATCTGGAGTTAGAAGGTTGCCATTCTATCATAATACAGTTAATGATGCAGATTGAGGAATCATCAATAATGCTGCTAGTGCTGCAGTCAGAAATTAAGGAGGCTCGGTTGAAGCTCAGTGATCAGAGGGATGATGTTGAGAAAGAAGAGTGTCTTTCTTTGCTAAAGCAGCAGTTAGAGATAAAAGATAGTGCCATTGTTGCAGCACTAAATGAGGTAGAAGAGGAACGCGGAAAGGTAGAATCTTTATCCAGAAAAATTGAGTCGTTTAATCTAATCGAAGAGCAGCAGCTTACACTGGAAAATGATCTTGATCACCACAAGAAAATGGTTGTGGATTCCTTCACTTGTCAACAGCATCTAAAGGATCAAGTACTGCAGCTGAAAGGTGACTTAAACAGAGTTCATGATGCCCTTGATAAAGCAAACGAGGAGCTAGCTCAGAAATTCTGTGAAGTAAAGGAAGCTGAGTACGAGATACAGGCATGGGAATCTATTGCTGAACAATTAAAGAATAAAATGGAGGAGAACTATCACTTGCGCAAGCAAGTAGAAGCTTCTCTTCTCGAACAAGTCTCGTTTGAGGTTACTCTTGAACAAGAAAAAGAAGACATGGCGCATATGCTGGAAGAGAAAGATAGTAGAGTAAACCATCTTCTGCAAAAGGTTCAATCAATGGAAGAGGAGCTCAAGTTAAAAGAATCCGTTGTGCAAATGATAGAAGAGAAAGATAGAAAAATAGACGATCTTCAGTCAAAGATTATGTCATTAGATCAGAAGCTCTTGAAAAGTGAAGAGTGCAATATTTCTGAAAGAGAAGTAGAATGGTGGGATAAAGAATGGCTGAGTAAAGAACTTGAAACAACCATATTTGCACAATTTGATGCACAGAAAATATATGAGCATGAGAAAAAGAAACTTTACCAGCTTGTAGATGAAAAATCCCAGAAGATTGTTGATTTCCACGAGCATGTAAATTCTCTGGAACAGGAGTTTGAAAATTCGACTTCCTCGTTTTCAGCTCTTCTGCTAAAGCTGCAAGCAGAGACTACTTTGTTCCAAGAAGTCCAGGAGAAGTTCACAACAACCGTGGTTCTGAAAGAGCTTGAAATCCAATATAAAAATATGATGATTGCAGAACTGGAAAACAATTCGAGTCATTTGCAGCAGGAACTAGAGTTGCAGGAGAAGCTATTTTCAACTTCCATACAGAGAAGGGACAACCAAATAGGAGCTGAAGTGGAACTATTTTACAGGTTCAGCAAGTTGTATAATGAAGACATGCAACT